The Eubalaena glacialis isolate mEubGla1 chromosome 3, mEubGla1.1.hap2.+ XY, whole genome shotgun sequence nucleotide sequence ACGGGGATGAGAAAAGTAAATAGTAAAAGCCATCAGAGGTGAATTAGGTCCAAAGGGTTCTGAGGTTGGGCTAAGCTTGAAGGGAGACCCAGGTGAGTGAGGGACCACAACCCCCTACCTCAACTGAGATTTTCACTCCCTGACCTCCTTAGTGTCCTCTGTTCCTGTGCCCCTCATCCCCTGTTATTTTGTCATCCTCCCCATTTAGGTCCCCATAACCCCTTCCAACCTCTTAATTTCCCTCTTCTCAGGCCCCAGTGTTTCTCCTCTTCCTTGATTGCGTCTGGCAGCTCCTCCAGCAGTCTCCAGCTGAGTTTGAATTCTCTGAGTTCTTCCTTCTTGCTCTTCATGACAGCGTCAGGGTTCCTGACACCCTTACGTTCTTGAGAGACACTCCCTGGGAGCGTGGAAAGCAGAGTGGACAGGTCAGGGACTTCCATTTTTgacttgtctttttttccccccattaagAAGAACtctctgggagttccctggtgggctACTGGTTAGGATTTTGGGCTTTCACTCCtctggcccaggttcaatccctggctggggaactgagatcccgcaagctgtgcagtgcggccaaaaaaaaaacaaaaaaaaaacccactactCTCTGAAGTTTAGTCTTGATTATGAAAAGTGAGATCTGTGGATGGGAAAGGGGGAGGTTGGTGCTCACTTTCAGGACTGGACTTTCACCCTATATCTGATTCTTAAGAGATGAGAATTTCATGATTTCTCTCTAGACTTGGGAGAaggattatatatttttgtttgtttaaccatccttttcttgtttcctctATCCAGTTCAACACCTATACACAAGTCTATACTGCGGGGTACTCCCAGACCCCAGCTGGGAACTCTGTTAACCCACAGCTATCTGTCTGGGACTGGGACTTACGCTACAGCAAGGAACAGATACTACAATTCCATAATCTTGGCTATGACCCAGAACACTGCCCAGATTCCTGGCTCCCTAGACAGCAGGTGAGGTGTCTAAAGTTCCTAAATTCTTCTGACTCTCTCACAGGCTCATCCTACTAGATGAGAAGTGAAAAGACACAGTGTCTGAGTTCCTCACTCCTCTTCTGTTAGCTGTCATTTATAGTCCCTGACTGTCCCCAGGAAGACAGAAATCCTACAGTTAACATAAGGCATCTTTTTTGTCCTCCTCATCCTTATTAGTCTTCCTGTCTCACGCAAACATTTTTGTTTCCCTAAAATCAACTTTAATCAGTCCTGAAGCCTAGTCTGAAGGCTAATAAGGAGAGCAGATAAAGAGTTCTCGGGGGGAGGCTTGTAGTTTGATCACACGTGCAGTGTTGAGTGGGTGGCAGCTGGACATTCCTTCCTGACCCAGTTTGGGGAAACTGGGGTCATCAGTTTTCTAGGTTGCCAGTTGATTTCCCTTTCCTCCTTAGCCAAGCTTCATGGTTCCTGGGCCCCCCAGTTCTCTGTGGCTCTTCTCTAGAGGGGCCCTGACCCCCCTGAATCAGCTCTGTCCTTGGCGGGACAGTCCCTCCCTGCTGGCAGTCTCTTCTCGTTGGCTCCCTCGACCTGCTATCTCCTCTGAAAGCCTGGCTGATCAGGAGTGGGGGCTCCCCTCACATTGGGGAGCTTGCCCTTTACCCCCGGGGCTGCTGCTGCCTGGATATCTGGGACCCCAAATCAGGCTCTGGAGACGCTGCTACCTGAGGGGAAGGCCTGAGGTCCAGGtgagaaggaaaaacagggaTTGGGAGTGGGAGAAGGGGCCTGACTGCTGAACCAGAAGTTCTAGGAGAAACCAGATGTTTCCAGGAGCTGGAAGGGGAAAGGGCTGGGGGTCTGGGAAGTGAGGTACCATTCTCGTTGGTATCAAAGTGGATAGGTCTGAGAGTGTGGGGAAACTGCTTGCGACTAATATCAAGTGGAAACTAGGGAGGGGGAAAGAGAATTAAGGATGCCAGGACCAGAGAGCTACAGCTAAAATAATattcctctctgcctctcttcacCCCCTCCCCAGATGGGACTCTCAGCTCCCACGATCTCTGGCCTTCAGGCTGAGCTAGCCCATCTTCAGGAGTTATTAAGGAAATGGACACCAAGAATATCTCCTGAGGATCACTCcaagaaaagaaatccaaatacCGTTCTCTCCCAGTCCCGTTGAAATTGCTGGCTTTCGCATGGGCAGGGCAGAGGGTGGTCTGGGGTGAGAGAGAGTTTTGTCTAATCCTTCAATTTTTCTTACCTGGTCTTGCTGCCTCAGCTTGCATACACCAGCCCTTAAACAAGCTCACTGACTTGAGTTTCCATTGCAGATGGGTGGTGCTAACCTTATCCAACTCTTACCCTGCCCTGCTTGGTTTAAATAGTTTCTTGTGATTTgaagaattaagaaaaacaaacaaacaaaaacaatccaGAATAAGATCGCATCCTTTTTTCAGGGCAATGCCATCCCTTTTGGATGGAAATTTTGGATACTGAGCTGGTAAACTGTGAGATCAGAGATACCATATATCAGTGTCAACAAGATGGCCTACAGACCTCCTACTCACCTCCTCTTGCTGCTCCTTTAATTCCGAtttctactttttcctttacAGTTTTATATGGGTATGGGAGACACCCTGTCCCTTCCAATTGTATATTTTTGTCGTGACATTTCTATTTAAGGAGTTCATTAAAGCACAATATTTATACATGCTGCTGGCACTGTTTCTTGTCTCTGAATAAAGGAACCTAGGTAAGagagtggtggtgggggtgggtgaaGGGGGTGTGACCCAAGAGAGGAAGGTACCGACCATATTATTGCTAAGGAAATAAGGGGATGGGTCAGGGGAGGCTCTGCAGAATTCACAGGCAATTTGGGTTCTCTCTTCCGTGCGGATGGGGCAAAACACACCCAGACGTTGCTGGGCGTCAGGGTGCGCTCTGGACGTTGAGACGGAGGACTCTGGGCTTCAGTGTCAACCACCCTTCAGCTTTGCTATCACtccacctctgagcctcaggttccccTCACTCTCTATGCAATAACGCCTAGGCGAGCTCAGACCTTCCGCAATCCCCTCGCTGAAGAAAAACGAAATACCTCAAGCCCAGGCCGGGGCTGTGAGGCCGTATCTGTCCAAAGGTTGCGGGTCGGGGTGGACAGCTGCCTCCACGCCTTGCGTTGGGGGGTTCCTCAGCACACCCTTCTCTGGGAAAGAAGGctacaaaatacatgaaaagtgAAGTTTTGTTCTCTCAGGTTTTGAATTCACATTTTCGGGAGCAGTGTAACCCTTTAACGTCTAGCACTGCCTTAGGAGGGTCTGAGCGTTTCCGTTCGCCTGCACCGCTTCAAGTATCAGCGGCTCCTAAGATGGCCGCGGCCGCTTCCGGCTCCGCCCCTGCCTAGGCCCCGCCCACCGCCTCTACGTCCGCCTTCGCCCCGGAAGTGGAAGTTGTGACTGAGGTCAGGGGGCGGGATCGTTATCTGGAGACGGCGGGAGCTCTTTCGCCATGGCGGCAGGGCCGATCTCCGAGCGGAACCAGGGTGACTGGAGGGGACAAGCCCGGAATGAACTCAGGGAGTTTGGAGGGCCCCGATTAGGGCCAGCAGTGTTTCCTCCGGGGCGGGAGATTGGGCCATTCCGAAGGGTGCCAGACCTGCCCCGATGCTTGCTGGGGACGGGATGGACGGGTGCAGGCTGAGGCCTGTAGGTGTGATGCTATGTCCAATCCCCTGCTGCCTtcccactcaaaaaaaaaaaaaagaaaaagaaaaattacgaAGTGAATTTGCACTAGAACTCTAAGTTAGACTTAAGAAGGTTATCTATTTTCTGGAAAGGAGGAGGTGTAAGGACTTAAGCtaacgtcttttttttttctctctctctttccctctttgctCCTATACCCTGTCTCCACCCCCAAATCCCCCGCCTGGGTTCCATCTTCATGTTCCCGTCACCTCCCTATTTCCTCTCCTATCTGCCCTAACCTCCTAATCCTGTCCTCCAGATGCCACTGTTTATGTGGGGGGCCTCGATGAGAAGGTTAGCGAACCACTGCTGTGGGAGCTATTTCTCCAGGCAGGGCCAGTAGTCAACACCCACATGCCAAAGGATAGAGTCACTGGTCAGCACCAAGGTGAGTACATGGCAAGAATTGCAGTTATGTTTTGAGGGGACAGGCTGCTCCAGGAGGCCCCCAGCAGTATTCATAACTGTTTTGGAATGAGCAAACtaaagatatttttctcttaaGCCTAACTCacagtttgtttctggaaccatCCTCAGTTGAAGTGAGATTATTATTTCTCGTTCTTTGTGCTTCAGAAGGCAAATGAGTTATACCTCATTTTGAATCACTTGTTAacctcttcttttccacttcCCCAGGCTATGGCTTTGTGGAATTCTTGAGTGAGGAAGATGCTGACTATGCCATTAAGATCATGAACATGATCAAACTCTATGGGAAACCAATACGGGTGAACAAGGCATCAGCTCACAACAAAAACCTGGATGTGGGGGCCAACATTTTCATTGGGAACCTGGACCCAGAGATCGATGAGAAGTTGCTTTATGATACTTTTAGCGCCTTTGGGGTCATCTTACAAACCCCCAAGATTATGCGGGACCCTGACACAGGCAACTCCAAAGGTTATGCCTTTATTAATTTTGCTTCATTTGATGCTTCGGATGCAGCAATTGAGGCCATGAATGGGCAGTACCTCTGTAACCGCCCGATCACCGTGTCCTATGCTTTCAAGAAGGACTCCAAGGGCGAGCGCCATGGCTCAGCCGCTGAACGACTTCTGGCAGCACAGAACCCACTCTCCCAGGCTGACCGCCCTCATCAGCTGTTTGCAGATGCACCCCCTCCACCCTCTGCTCCGAATCCTGTGGTATCATCACTGGGGTCTGGGCTTCCTCCACCAggtaaagcttttgataaaaaatATGTTTGTCTTGGGTTGGGGGGCTGGCAGGTagggagaaggaaacagaacCTGGAAAGGGAAGGACATTGAGTCAGTAAGTGATAAGAAAAGGATTGAGGGGTGATGATTGTGGAGGGAAGCAAGTTGTTGAGTTTCTCCAGAAGGTGTTGTTTGAGTCATCTAGCATTGCTTCTGACTTTagagagctgggaggagggagaaagagctCTCTAAAGGCTCTCTCTTCTCACTGTCGTTAactctttttacattttctctatAGGCATGCCTCCTCCTggctccttcccacccccagtaCCGCCTCCTGGAGCCCTTCCACCTGGGATACCCCCAGCCATGCCCCCACCACCTATGCCTCCTGGAGCTGGAGGACATGGCCCCCCATCAGCAGGAACCCCAGGGGCTGGACATCCTGGACATGGACACTCACATCCTCACCCATTCCCACCGGGTGGAATGCCCCATCCAGGTGGGTGTTGTTTGCTGGGAAGGAGCGGGATGAGCTTGGTAGAGGAGCTCTGTCACCACTTATGCTGCTGCTCCTTGTTCTTCAGCAAGAATAAATAGTCCCAGAGTTCTCCTTTCTTTCAGGCattcttttgtaaaagaaaatacaaggtACTTTACTCTGTTTGCTTTAACAACTACCACcctgtcttcatttcttatttCAGTTTTACCAAAGAGTACAACTGTACTtgctattttttgtttccttaacttTTACTTCCATTGTCTCCTCTGAATTCCACCCAAAAGCAGTGACCTAATTGCCAGGTCTAGGGGACACTTCTGCTCCTTATCTGGTTTGACCTTTGCTATACTTGAAACTGGCCATGTCCTCCTGTTTGAAAATCTTgtctcttttgatttttctggATTCCCCATCTATCTCTCTGAATCCTCAATCTCATCCACCTTAATAGGCTCCTTTTGCTCTGCTTGTATCTAGGTTTTTGTGTTTGGCTCTCTTTTCTGCATAGTTCCATTATTTGTACACTGATGCCTCCTAGATCTGTATCTCTGTTCCATGGTTATTAACGTTCCATACCCTTAATCTTGCTGTTTAATGGACAGCTCCATTCTTCTGCCCTTCCCCTTCAGACGTATTCTTTgtctagttttctttgttttcaggtGCTTGATTCAGAAATCAAGGAGCTATGTTTGACTATTCCCTGTCACCCCACTCTTAATACCAAGTCTTATTTATATCTGGCATCGACCTCCACTGCCAGTGCCCTAGTTCAGGCTCTCATATCCTCATTATTTCACACCTAATTTATTGTAGTAATATCCTGACACTTTGACTCTAATTATCTCTACCTTTCATCGACTTCCACAgagtaatttttctaaaataccgATGTTCACACACCCTTGCTCAAAATTCTTCTGTTGCTCCCTTTCATCTACAGAGTGAAACCCAAACTCACTACCATAGCATTCTAGGCTTTTCACCATCTGGCTCCTGCCCCTTACTCCTATGACTGCACGCTGCTCCTGATTACTGAGTTACTGGTTTTCCTTTCACATACTATGCTGTTGATCATGTACGTGCTTTGCACATGCTAATcttttctgcctggaatgttctgttCCCATTCTGCTGTCCACCTGAAAAATTCCTATTCATCCTTTAGAATTAGATCTTCGCTCAGACAGCATCTCTGTTACCTTCCCAAATCCTACTCAGTAGAATAATCACGCCATTTGTTATGTACTGTTGCAGCACTATTACAGTGCCTAAATCATGGAAGGAGCAAGTGAGCTGCAGGGAGCAGGGAGTTGATTGGGTAGTTGGTTGGTTTGTTCTCTTGGAATGGAGTCAAGGATAAGGGCACTTGTTACCAGCCTTATTTTCCGTGCTCTTCTCCCTGATGTCACTTGCTTCTCCATTTACTTCCCTTCCTGTCTCGTTTTCTTTGCCCACTTGTCTAACTTCCTTTTGTCTCCTttctctttgtgtctgttttgttctcaTAGGGATGTCTCAGATGCAGCTGGCCCACCATGGCCCTCATGGCTTAGGACACCCCCATGCTGGGCCCCCTGGCTCTGGGGGGCAGCCACCACCCCGACCACCACCTGGAATGCCTCATCCTGGACCTCCTCCAATGGGCATGCCCCCCCGAGGGCCTCCGTTTGGCTCTCCCATGGGTGAGTAGGCTCTAGCCACCTCCCTCATCCTCACGTGGCATCCTTGCAGCTTCTTTTGTCACACCTCTTATCCCCTCCACttccttacttttctttcttagatttctTTTCACTGTCTCCCTGTCTGTCCTCTCTCTGCATTGTCCCAGTGTGAACTGTctcctgtttcttgtttttactaaaatttccttttcttcctgcagGTCACCCAGGGCCTATGCCTCCGCATGGTATGCGTGGACCTCCTCCACTGATGCCCCCTCATGGATACACTGGCCCTCCACGACCTCCACCCTACGGCTACCAGCGggggcccctccctccacccagacCCACTCCCCGGCCTCCAGTTCCCCCTCGAGGCCCACTTCGAGGCCCTCTCCCTCAGTGATTTCTCATTGCCTTTCCTCCTGTTATAGCCTCCCAATATCTGTTCACTTCCTTGGACCAATCAGAGTTGCTGTAGCTCCCAGGGGCTAAGGCGCTAATCCCTCTCAGGCCTCCTTTTGTAAGTGTAATTTTTTTCAcaggaggttttatttttttctgtgttggtcCTAAGTGTTTTGCAAatgcacagagaaaataaaactaaactccTTGTTTATTCTTTGTGGTGTTTAACTTGGCAAAATAACTTCTTTTTCTCTAAGAAGAGATGTATATTGGGAGAAGAACGGTAAGGTAGGAGTGAGGGTGTTTATTCCGTGTTTTAAGGGCTTATTCTGTAATGTGCTGTTGCAGTTGCTGGACTGCTGTGTACTACAGCAGTTGTTTCCTTACATCAAGCTTATACATAAGATGGAGACTCAGTATCCATGGCATCGGTTATTGTGAGTATTAAGTGAGAACAGAAGTAAAGTTCCTGGAGATATGATGGCAAAAATATAAAGTAACATGCACAAAgctattcattgcagcactatttgtaataaCAGTAGATTGGAAACAACTCATGTATCTATCATTAAGGGAATGGTGGAATAAACTGGTAAATCTATACAGTAGAGTACTGAGCAGCAGTAAAAAAGGAATGAGGGAGACTCTACATACTGTTTGGAGAGAGCTCCAGGATCTGTTAAGTGAAGAAACTAACATGCAGAACAGAACGTATAGTGTGTTTCCTTATCTAAGGGGTGACACGTAATATATACAtttgtctatattttaaaaatggaaggatAAACCAAAAACTAATGGAAGTTGTTAccactgggggaagggaagggatatggAGGAAACTGGATTTCTCTGAGTGTACTATGTTAATGTGGTTTTCTTTGGAACCATATAAATGCTTAAATGATTGCAAAACAATTGAAATGGGACAGTAGGAACTCAGTAAGCcgtcattttctttcattcttcataCCACCAGGTATCTTGGGTAAGGGATTTGTATCttattcctatttctttttctcattctcagTCCTTCCAGACCTGATTTCCGTCATATTTAAATCTGTGCTCAGACTTTCAGTAACTAGAGCAGTAACTAGACCAAATCCAATGGCCTATTCTGTTCTTTGCCACATTTAATCCTGTTATATCACCCCCTTTTCTGAAGCTCTTATGTAACCATGAACTAAACTCTAGGAAAGAAAAGGTGAGCCTGGCTCTCTTGTTCTCTTGCATCATTCCCATTCATGTAACATGGTACATACAAGGGCTCTGTGCTGGTGGCCGCTGAAGATGCAGAGATGAGCAAGGCAGTTCTGCTGTCTGATCATTACCAAGGGGGTAGACTGACACataggaaacaaaatattttggGGAGTGTAAGGAAGGGTATCTAACCTGGCATGAAAGTCCACGAAAACTTCCTGGAAAAAAAGTGATACTTGAATATAATCTTAAAGGAAGGTTATAAGCTTCTCAGACAAAGATGAAGGGAAGCTCATTCCAGATGGATGGGGTGTTTCTGAGCAGAAGCGGAGATTGACGAGTAGCATGGTATATAATTCGCTAAAGCTAACGCTGTTTGGTGCTGGAGGCAGGATGGGGTCAGAGCCAGTTAGGGAGCTCCCAAAGATCAGTGCTTCTCAGCCCTTTTTCACATCAGGGCACAGAACCATTTCAAACAACACGTTGAGGTAAAGAGAGGAGTGTTCTGCAGGCTCGAGGCTATTGGCTTAAGAATTCTAGCTATCCCAGGCTCTGCCTAGCAGTCCAAAGTGCTGAGGGAATTAATAACTGAGCATCATTGTCAAGGCACACTGGTTGGGAAGCTGCTATCCATGATGGGAAGCCACAGTAGGGATTTAAGCAAGGGGATGACAAATTGGTGTTTTAGAACCATGGTTGCACTGTAGAAAGTAGATATGGGGGAGATGAAGACTGCGGGCAAGGTAACAAGTTATGCATCTGGCAACAATTCAGGTGAGAGAAGAGGGCTAAATGAGGGATGTGACAAGtagggaagaaaagggagagatgcAGTGGGGAGatatttaaaaggcaaattaGGACTTGGTATTAGATTAGATACAGTGAATGAAGGGGAGGGTGGCATCAAGGATGGGTGTATGCAACAGGAAGAATTTAGGGGGGCAGGATAAAAACGATAAGTTCAGTTTTGGATATGTCGACTTTGAGGTGTGTTGTGAGATATGCAGGTTGGGACGTCTAGTGGATGTCTGATTCCATATGTCAAAAGCTTGggggagggacttctctggtggtccagtggttaagactccccgcttccactgataggttcgatccctggtcggggaactaagatcttgtaTGCctcgtggcgcagccaaaaataaagctTGGGGGAAGATTAGACGTGATATTTCACATCATGACTGGATGCCAGTCTTCTGAGTCATAATGGGACGAACTGACCTCTTAATTTCAAACAGAGTTCTGCTGTATGTGGTCATAAGCTGAGGTCCCAGGAGCACTTGGAACCCGGCACAGCACTGAAGCAGCCCCAGGTGGTGGGAGGCTTTGTTTCAGTCTCTGTCCTTTCTGTCTTCAGGTTACCTATCTAATGAATGGACTCTTCTGAGATCTCACTTccgcgaccagggattgaacctgggccacggcagtggaagcccggaatcctaaccgcTAGGCCACCAGGCAACTCCCCTTATGCGGTATTTTCTGCTGTTATCTGATATCATGTTGATGAATTCACACCATCATAGAGTAAATTAGTGCCTTTGCTGAATTCCCTACTTCTCTCTTTGGAGCCACTTTTTTTCTCAGGCATTCATTCTCAGAACCTCTGAGCTTTTCTTCATTCAATGATTCTTGAGTGCCTCCTCTACTCATTGAGTTTGACTCCCCTAAACTCTCCTTtatctctctgccctctggttctTTCAGACTCTAGTACTCAGCAATTCTCTGAACAGAGCTAGTATTGCTTGTACACTTAGGTACTTCAGTTTGcacatctgtttgttttttagtttttgcgCACCCTCCGACATTTTTTCCTAATTGCCCTCCCCCTATGCGTGAAATCTTAATATCACCAATATGCTGTGTCTCTGCATATGTACTATGGCCCTTTGGAAGGACATAAACATTGTAATATCTAAGTTCCCATCCCTGAACCAATTTTTgacttcttgtgtgtgtgtgggggggcgaTACCACCCCCATTGAGAATGCATGCTCCAGACAATGGGTCCTCAGTGTTTTGTAGGTCATGGGACAGTTCTTTGAGAATATGACAAAAACTGTGGACCCTACccaagaaaaaatacatacatgcatatatatccAATATCCTGAAGTAAAAATTCCAGAAGTTTCATGGATCCCAGTCTAAGTATCCCTGCACTAAACTGAATCCCTTAAGAACCTTTAATGAATCTCATTCTATTAATCTGTATCTCCCGAGAGTGTTGAAAGGTGCCTGACATATACaataattgtaaaaataataatggctaatatttactgaactcttactatgtgccaggtactgtactaAGTGTTTTGTATGCATTATCTcaattaatcctcaaaacaacccctTAGGTAAGTTTTGCTGTTATGCCAATTTTAAGATCAGGAAACTGATATTAATttacttgaccaaggtcacatgcTAAGAAGTGGTAGATGAAGTAAGATCTGTCTGAACTCCAGAACCAATTGCTTAGTCACattatactattttatatttactgaataagtccttgttgaatgaattaatgttttGCCTTGCGACTTATTGGCTTTCTATATAAGCTATCCCCTCTCTTTAACTGGATTATAAGCTCTTCAAGGATAGGAATTTTGGTGCTTCACTTGTTAGCATCTCTCACTGGAACTTTATGGTATCTTAGAGGGGCTGTCACTGACCCTGTTTTGTCCCTCTTTACACTCCCCATTCTGACAATCTCGTGTCCTTGGAGTGGGGTACGTAAAAGCAGTGATAGGATATAGATGGGTGGCTGATGTTGAGGagtagcaatttaaaaaaactttttggcatgccacgcagcatgtgggatctttagttccctgaccagggatcgaacccgtgctccctgcagtggaagcacggagtcttaaccactggactgccagggaagtcatGAGGAGTAGCCAATTTGATAGGTAAGTGGTGAAAGAAGCTACACCAGGAAGTAGTAAAAGGCAGTGGTTAAAAACCCTGGAAAGCTCTGAAACCCAGAGCTATGAAGCCAGAGACCTATATACTGTATGAATCTacttatataaaactctagaatagacaaatctaaTCTACGGtgacagaaaggagattagtggttgccaaggatgGGGAGATTGACTGCAGaagggcacaagggaacttttaGGGGCAATGTTCTTTATCTTGATCAAAAGGTTGTTTACATGGGTGTATACGTTTGTTAAAACACAtggaactatacacttaaaatggatgCATTTAAAAAGAGTAAGAACTCTGCAACTATATTGCCTCGGTTCAAATCCTAGTTTTGCCACTTTTGAGTTGTGTGATTATATCAAGTTACTACTTAACTAATCAGTGCCtcaatttcatctgtaaatggtgATCATCTCATAGGTTAATGAGGAGGTGGGGTGAGTTAATCAATGTAACGTGGTCAGAAAAGTGCCCAAGTCAGGTAAATGCTCTAACAATGTTAACCATCATTACTATACACTCATTGATCACCTCCTGCTCCATAGTCTTATTTCCCACACCCAATTTAAGCCATTTGTGGAGGAGAGCTGTCTGGTGGAGGGAGGTAAGAACAAGTCTAGACTAGTTCCCATCAGTGGCAGCAGGACCCCCAGTGCCCAGGTCCTCAGATGTGGGCGTGTTGGAAGCacagcagggagaccagtgaaGGTAAAGCAGAGTTGAAGCCTGGGAGAGACCTAGGAAAGAGGGTTGGAGGGAGCAGGTAGGGGCCAGAACATGCACAGCTTTTTAGATCTTGGTTAGgagtttggatttaatttttagtataatgggaagccattggaggatCTGAGGAAAGGAGAGTGGAAAGATCTcattaaagctttttttaaaaaattgcagtaTAAAATGCATTCAGAAAGAcacacagatcttaagtgtatTTTTACATCTGTATGCACCCTTTTAGCCACCATTTAGATTTAAATGTAGCACATTCCCACCATGTAACCACTATTTTCTCTCACACTAGATTTGCTTTTTCTTgaactttacataaatggaatcataaagtgtGTACTcttggtctggcttcttttgttcaataTTTTGTGAGATCTTTTTATGCAGTTGTGTATAGTAGTTCtgtcttttaaaagtttgttaCATAATTTCCTAtatgaatatactacaatttgtttatccaggtTTAACCATTCTTTGGCTGATAGACATTTGAAGTTTTCGACTATTATGgataaagctactataaaaatACTTGTACTTGTCTTTTTATGGGACATACCACgcactcatttctcttgggaGCATATTTGTTAGATCAGATTTGATTTGCTTTTAAAGGATCACCCTGACTGCTGAGAATAATGGGTTTTAAGTAAGCAAGATTGGAAGTagggaaaccagttaggaggctgttgcagTAGCTAAGGaaggagatgatggtggcttagaCTAGGGGGCAGTGGTGGAGAAGTGGTAGATACAGAATAGATTTTGAAGGTAGGGCCGACAAGACTTGCTGATGTAGggataagagaaagaaaggaaacaaggaTGACTGTAAGGTTTTTGGCCTGAACACCTTGGTAAAAAGATGAGGAACTCGTTCAGAAGTTTGTTTATGGtctgttaagtttgagatgctttTTAGATACCCGTGTGATGATGTTGAATTGATGGATGGTGATTCTGAGTTTGGGCTTGGTGGAAAGGTCTGGACTGGAGATAGAAATGTGGGAATTAATAGCATataggcagggcttccctggtggcgcagtggttaagaatctgcctgccaatgcaggggacacgggttcgagccctggtctgggaagatcccacatgccgcggagcaactaagcccgtgagccacaactactgagcctgcgcatctggagcctgtgctccgcaacgggagaggct carries:
- the SF3B4 gene encoding splicing factor 3B subunit 4, translating into MAAGPISERNQDATVYVGGLDEKVSEPLLWELFLQAGPVVNTHMPKDRVTGQHQGYGFVEFLSEEDADYAIKIMNMIKLYGKPIRVNKASAHNKNLDVGANIFIGNLDPEIDEKLLYDTFSAFGVILQTPKIMRDPDTGNSKGYAFINFASFDASDAAIEAMNGQYLCNRPITVSYAFKKDSKGERHGSAAERLLAAQNPLSQADRPHQLFADAPPPPSAPNPVVSSLGSGLPPPGMPPPGSFPPPVPPPGALPPGIPPAMPPPPMPPGAGGHGPPSAGTPGAGHPGHGHSHPHPFPPGGMPHPGMSQMQLAHHGPHGLGHPHAGPPGSGGQPPPRPPPGMPHPGPPPMGMPPRGPPFGSPMGHPGPMPPHGMRGPPPLMPPHGYTGPPRPPPYGYQRGPLPPPRPTPRPPVPPRGPLRGPLPQ